DNA sequence from the Leopardus geoffroyi isolate Oge1 chromosome A3, O.geoffroyi_Oge1_pat1.0, whole genome shotgun sequence genome:
TTTCTCATTCTTTGCAAATATTCTAGGGTTTGGAAACTTCTGCACAAAATATTCGTGTGTACACTTACTTTTCAGTTCTTATCCAAAAGGGTTTCTATCCTAGAAAGGGTTTGAAAGgcagtaaataaattaaattaaataagtgtTCAGTGATATGCTGAATACAAGAAAAGGTTTTGGTAAGTAGTAATTCCAGCTTGACATCTCTGTGAACCTTGTCCAGGTTAGTTAAATTATCCCTGCTTCTGTAATCCTTGTGTgctcccagtgtgtgtgtgtgtgtgtgtgtgtgtgtgtgtgttggaagagTTGGGGGATAATAGGGCCAGGgtacatttttacatttcactGTAAAGTGGACTGAAACATCAACAAGCCAAATTTCAGCTGTAACAAAGCCTAGCTTTCCCCTTTTGAAGTTCACAAATATGGTTTCTAATCagcattttttctgatttttgtaattttttgctTGGTTCTACAAATCCAAGTCAATTATTTGTGTGACTAAGAGATACACCTAacaatttgaatatttaatttttttagaataagGTTTGCATATGCATACCATATGTAGGGCATATTATCACATAAAGACATTAAATAGAGACTATGTAGTCTATAAAGGATTGTGAACTTCTGGGTCTAACTTCTTCTTTAATGCAAATTGATAAACATGGAAGGATGAAGAGTTACATCTTTGTACTGGCTTtcctatttaatatatatttcttacattaGCAATGCCAAGGGCAATTGTCTTCCTTGTCTTCCTTGATACCAGGTCAATCTGTCCACGTTTTTCAAAACCCACCTTCTCCAAGAGGCCTCCTTTGGTCAGTTCTACCCCACCCTGGGGATGGCTGTCTTACTTTACCTTTTTCTGTGTGTCTATGCCCACCTTGTGCCACACAAGTCTACATCTTCATGTATCTTCTTCTATTCTCCCATCTAAACTGAACGATCTAGACACACAGGAGCCTCTTCTTCCACTACTGTGAAATAGTAACCACCCAATGGCATGTGATTCATTAAGGCCAATCCAAATAAGTAAGTACACAAATTGAAAAGAATCCTTTGAAGGACATAGAGGATCTAGAGAAGATTCCAAGGGCAACATGCATGGGTTATACTTACCATTGACATTTTGTTTTGACCACCAGCAGCAATAATGAAAATTGACACAACCGTTATCCACAAGAGTGTACTTGTTTATGCTAGCTTCTCCTACTTTCTCTCCCATTCAATAAATGAAGAATGGaacaaattttggaaaactttgttACTatcttaaaatatgatttaatggTGAGTTTTACTTGCTCTTTGCTGATTTCAGAGaagtgaagatttttttaaagcttgattAGAAAGTTATTTAATTAATGTAGGTGAAAGTTGTAGGAAAAATGGTCCAATTGTTATTGCAACACAAGAATCACTGAGGACAGATAGATAAGTTAATGGATCTTTGTAAGCTACCTTTAAGATTAAACacctaaaaggaaatttaattatgttttgaGGATGATCCTTCCAGGAAGAAAGAGTTAAAactgcttccttttttcttttaactcttgAAGTACTCTCTGGTGTCAACAAAGAGATCATGTATGCCAGGTATAGAAAGAAACCATTTCAAAGGAACGGCCATTTGATTTATAATGAAATCAATAATCAACTACAACAACTTAAGATTAATGACCCATGCTACTTCCCATCTATGTTTTCTTATTAAAGCAGATAATCATCAATTAATTCAGGCGATCTTTTAATAATCTATAAATGAGGACATCTGCAATAATGTATCACAAGAAAAATTGTCATAATCTTTCACAGACATCTCTTCTACTTCTATAATGGTATTTGTTTATCTTTGGGTTCCCAGAGCACCAAACATAGTGCAAGTAATAGGTATTCAGTTAATGTTTATGATGAAAttaatttgtctttgttttgaatGATGTTCTACTCATTAGTTCACTTGGCCTAACCAGCCATCCCCTGAGGTATTATTCCAGTTTTTCAGTTGAGGAAAATGATAATCTGTACAAGGTCATAAAGGTAATAAATTGTGAACACTAAACTaaaatctatccatttctttcctcattaAAGTACTGGAGggaaagatggagggagagagaatataaatGCTTCATTACATATGtctcattgtttttaaagtttttatgatACTACAGGAAAATGTGTAATAGCAATTGCTAAGATGACAAATTGCAAGGCATGTAAATTTTGCAAATTGCAATCATAATAATTGACTTTTATCAATCACAAAGGCCTCAGTCCTTCtgtatataaacatttatgcaaagTTCTTGAAAAATGCTTGAATGAAATATACcagataaaaatgaagatataaaatatagtattgaTTTAAATATTACTTCCTAATTTGAATTGCTATTGATCTTATTAGAGACTTTGGGTTTCAGCTTGTTATTTGGTCATTGAATAAAGattttatggaaatgaaaatatagtatATTTTGGAGTCAAAGTATTatataaggaaaaatgaagatgGTCCCTATGAAGTTAAAGcatgtgatttttctattttaattctaacTGACCATGTGACACTAGGCAaggtcatttaatttttctgagtctcagttttggGAGTGTACAACCACCATAAGGCAAATGTTCCCTTGTCTACCTTCTAAGGTGGTAAGGAGGATAAAATTTGACAGTGCATGTGAAAATACTTTGCAATTTCCCCCTTAATatgatattgtttattttatgacATTATATTACTGATTATTCACATAATTAAATATCCTGTAAGACATGAAATATTTGGACATCAATACAATTGATGAGGACAGCATGTTCATTGCTGAAAAAGCTGTATTCTGATTTATGAagcaagaaattttttaaaaagcaagctaccaaaaatgtaaatataggaATTAGTCCAGTAGTATATTTTTGTCCCACTGGATGCTATAGAGCAATATGTGTGTAATGTCTATGTTTACAAAAGTAGGTGACATTACTGTCCTAAGAGACCCTAGACAACCCTCACAAACTTCAGGTTCACTTAACATTCTTCTTGGCAGAAAAGTCGCAATATAATGAGTGAGGGTAGATGACCCCAGAGTTTAGAGCCCTCATGCAGTCAGAGAGCAGAACTCACAGAAAATAAGCCAGAATACTGCACTGACTGACGGCCTCATTTAGGGAGGCGTCAATTTAACTTTAAATCCATTAGCTCAttgagagcagaggagagaaggggatgtCTCCAAATGCAGGAAACTGTTGCCATAGCATTTCCCTTCTCTATTTCTGcctactcctcctcccccaaagcAGCAACAATTTGTGTTCTACCGTTTTCTTTCAGGAACCAGAGGCATTTTCAGCAACCAGGACTCCAAGGATGTGATGTCTACACCACCTAATAACTGTACCTAGTAGGGATATCGAATAAGTCTGAGAGtgctgttaagtttctcaggacacAATCATCTCTGCGGATGCAATTGCAGAACAGGAAACAGACTCAGGGAGAATTTTAGCCCCCCCCAAATCTCATTGGCTAGCTGCACTAGCCAAGCCACAACAATCACTCCTGCAACACAACCGATCCCTTTCAGTACTCGCAGCCGTGGACAGCTCCCTCACCTCTCGGTCGGTTCCTCCGCAGTGAGCCGACTCGCGTTCAGCCTGCACGGGTCGGTGCGGCACCCGCCACCAAGTCTTCGGCAGCGCGCAGAGAACACGCGCTTCCCCCCGCCTCCCTCTCGGTGCCCCCGCCCCTCGCTCACCCCGGCTCACTCCAGCGGCGACTTTGAGGGATTCCCTCTCGGGCGGCCTCTGCAGCAGCACATCTGGCCTCATTCGCTGCACGGCGAGCATGGATCTCCGAGGAAGAGCCTTTTCCAGCGTCTATAGACTTCGAGTTCTCCTGATGCTGTTCCGTGAGTAGCTTTTGGGCCACAGCGAGGGCAGGGTGCACTATTTGCAGAGAATAGAACGAGCAGAGCAAAACCAGTAGCTTAAGGTCAAAATGTGGCCCTTacgttttgttattttctttcttctttgcgGGCGGGGTGGAGGGCCTTCCCGCCAGAGGCAGGGAATTCCCCAGAGGGCCACACACCTGTACCGCACATCCCAGACAGAATGCTATACGAGCCTGCTTTGTGGGGTCTGAGCATTGGCAAGAAAGATTTGGTTTTAAAAGCCTAAGATGAAGGAAAAGACCAGTCGGCTTACAAAATAGtaaggatttaaattttaaaattttatttttatcataaattaacAGCAACGGAGTTGAAATTGTCGGCGCTAGGTTAGGGAAATGGCTCGCAGAGCGCACAGCAGCCGGCAAGGAACTTTATCACCCCAAAGCCTGCAGACCACGATCTCTCCACCCCTGTGCCCGCGACGCGTGGGCTCACTGAGCCCGGAAccgagaggatttttttttttttttttggtttgtttttccgCAGATACAACGGCTGGAATCATGGCAGAACAAGAAGTGGAAAATCTCTCAGGCCTTTCCACTAACCCTGAAAAAGATATATTTGTGGTGCGGGAAAATGGGACGACGTGTCTCATGGCCGAGTTCGCAGCCAAATTTATTGTCCCTTATGATGTGTGGGCCAGCAATTATGTCGATGTAAGGAACCTTTTCCCTCCGGGCTTACTCCTAGGGCTCCAGGGGCGAAGGGCATCCCCTTTCAAGGACCCAGGAAGACCTGGGTCGCCCGCCTTCCCCCTCTGTGCCCCTGCAGGCTTCTCCCGAATGCTGCATGGGGGTTCCGGCTTGTAACGCCTTCTGCTCGCCCTGCCTGCTTTGAAAGTAatccccctttctctgcttccctaACGGCCGGGTCTGCACGCAGAGCAAGCATCTAACCGCATGTTCCGGGACCTGCGAGCGCGCGCGCAAAGGAGCGCTCAGGCGTGCCACCCCGAGTTTGAATGCGCTGCCCTTTACAGCCCCCGCGGAGGCCGGGTGCGCTGAGGGGGTGCGGGGCGTATGTGTTCCCAGCTGATCACGGAACAGGCCGACATCTCCCTGACCCGAGGAGCTGAGGTGAAGGGCCGCTGTGGCCACAACGAGTCGGAGCTGCAGGTGTTCTGGGTGGATCGCGCGTATGCGCTCAAAATGCTGTTTGTAAAGGTAACCCCGAGGGGGACGCGCAGAGGAGGCTCTGCCCACCTCTGGGTGGATGTGGGCGGGGGCCGCCCCCAGGATTTCCTCACCCAAAAGCCGCCCGCGGGGACGAGTGACACGCGCCTCCCTCTTGGCAGGAAAGTCATAATGCATCCAAAGGACCCGAGGCGACGTGGAGGTTGAGCAAGGTCCAGTTTGTCTATGACTCCTTAGAGAAGACCCATTTTAAAGACGCAGTCAGTGGTGAGTAAAGGCCCCAAAGCTGGGGAGGAAGCCTGGGAAAGCCTGGGCACTGCAGAGAGCCCAGGCATGAAGACCAAA
Encoded proteins:
- the LAMP5 gene encoding lysosome-associated membrane glycoprotein 5, whose amino-acid sequence is MDLRGRAFSSVYRLRVLLMLFHTTAGIMAEQEVENLSGLSTNPEKDIFVVRENGTTCLMAEFAAKFIVPYDVWASNYVDLITEQADISLTRGAEVKGRCGHNESELQVFWVDRAYALKMLFVKESHNASKGPEATWRLSKVQFVYDSLEKTHFKDAVSAGKHTANSHHLSALVTPAGKSYQCQAQQTISLASSDPQKTVTMILSAVHIQPFDIISDFVFSEEHKCPVDEREQLEETLPLILGLILGLVIVVTLAIYHIHHKMTANQVQIPRDQSQYKHMG